In Haliaeetus albicilla chromosome 14, bHalAlb1.1, whole genome shotgun sequence, one genomic interval encodes:
- the MEST gene encoding mesoderm-specific transcript homolog protein produces MKEWWVQVGLLSVPLLAVYLHIPPPKLSPALLSWRSSGGYFTYKDQNIFYRDSYGAVGSSDIVVLLHGFPTSSYDWCKIWEGLTQRFHRVIALDFVGFGFSDKPRPHRYSIFEQASIVEGLVRHLGLHHQRINLLSHDYGDTVAQELLHRYEHNKTGSILINSLCLSNGGIFPETHYPRFIQKILKDGGLLSPVITRLMNFFFFSRGLGAVFGPYTQPSQAEYWDMWTAVRTNDGNLVVDSILQYINQRKKHRDRWVGALMSTSVPLHLIYGPLDPVNPHPEFLQLYKKVLPMSTVSVLDDHISHYPQLEDPTGFLNAYLNFINSF; encoded by the exons ATGAAGGAGTGGTGGGTGCAGGTGGGGCTGCTGAGCGTCCCCCTCCTCGCCGTCTACCTGCACATCCCACCCCCCAAGCTCTCcccagctctcctctcctggaGGTCCTCCGGAGGCTACTTCACCTACAAGGACCAGAACATCTTCTACAGAG ATTCATACGGCGCCGTCGGCAGCTCCGACATCGTCGTCCTCCTGCATGGCTTCCCAACCTCTAGCTATGACTGGTGCAAG ATCTGGGAAGGGCTGACCCAGCGGTTTCACCGGGTGATTGCTCTGGATTTCGTAGGATTCGGTTTCAGTGACAAGCCT aggCCCCACCGCTACTCCATCTTCGAGCAAGCCAGCATTGTCGAGGGGCTGGTGCGTCACCTTGGCCTCCACCACCAGAGGATTAATCTCCTGTCCCACGATTACGGGGATACGGTCgcacaggagctgctgcacAG GTATGAGCACAATAAAACTGGAAGCATCTTGATCAACAGCTTATGTTTATCCAATGGCG GGATTTTCCCCGAAACGCACTACCCCCGGTTCATCCAGAAG ATCCTCAAGGATGGGGGTTTACTGTCCCCCGTCATCACACGGCTGAtgaacttctttttcttctccagagg gcttgGGGCAGTCTTTGGACCCTACACGCAGCCTTCACAGGCAGAATACTGGGACATGTGGACAGCAGTGCGGACCAACGATGGGAATCTCGTTGTTGACAG TATTTTGCAGTACATAAACCAGAGAAAGAAGCACAGAGACCGCTGGGTTGGTGCTTTGATGTCCACCTCTGTCCCAC TGCATCTAATCTATGGGCCCCTGGACCCTGTGAATCCCCACCCAGAGTTTCTTCAGCTTTACAA GAAGGTGCTTCCCATGTCCACAGTGTCTGTGCTGGACGACCACATTAGCCACTATCCACAGCTGGAGGATCCGACAGGCTTCCTGAATGCCTATCTGAACTTCATCAACTCcttctga